Proteins encoded together in one Mobula hypostoma chromosome 9, sMobHyp1.1, whole genome shotgun sequence window:
- the LOC134352005 gene encoding G-protein coupled receptor family C group 5 member B-like isoform X1, translating into MGSMKTLSAASFILLSSINYGYSQNSSNPISDRGCGLNLLPHYLNLCSLDVIWGIVVEAVAGAGVLTAFLLMLILLVKLPFIKDKEKKSPLGIQFLFLFGTLGLFGLSFAFIIPEDERTCPTRRFLWGVLFALCFSCLLAQAWRLRQLVQRGKGPSGLLLAGIAICLMLVQVIIAVEWLILTIVREQKPACKYEQMDFVMASIYVMFLMAVTFSLSFFTLCGKFKKWKKNGTCVILTMFFSILIWVAWIVMYLYGNRELKKQPLWDDPALSIALISNGWIFLIFHAIPEVHCSIVPSKQNTPDYFDAVQPRIRETNFEEELQLPRTYMENKAFSLDESGAAFKSGFRNGSLGHRPNIQLRSNVYQPTEMAVVLNGGNIPSAPPSYAGRHLW; encoded by the exons A TGGGCAGTATGAAAACACTTTCGGCTGCTTCATTCATTCTTCTCTCATCTATTAATTATGGATATTCGCAGAACTCAAGCAACCCTATTTCAGACAGAGGTTGTGGATTAAACCTCCTTCCACACTATCTGAACCTTTGCAGCCTGGATGTAATATGGGGCATAGTTGTGGAGGCGGTGGCAGGCGCCGGAGTGCTGACTGCATTCTTGTTGATGCTGATCCTTCTGGTGAAGTTACCATTCATTAAAGACAAAGAAAAGAAGAGTCCTCTGGGAATCCAGTTCCTGTTTTTGTTTGGCACACTTGGGCTGTTTGGACTGTCATTTGCATTTATCATaccagaagatgaaagaacatGTCCTACAAGAAGATTTTTATGGGGAGTTCTGTTCGCACTCTGCTTTTCGTGCTTATTAGCCCAGGCGTGGAGACTCCGTCAACTGGTACAGCGTGGCAAAGGCCCTTCAGGGTTGCTATTGGCTGGCATTGCAATCTGCCTCATGCTGGTTCAAGTTATTATTGCAGTTGAGTGGTTGATCTTAACCATTGTCAGGGAACAAAAACCTGCTTGCAAATATGAGCAGATGGACTTTGTCATGGCATCCATCTACGTTATGTTCCTAATGGCTGTTaccttttccctttctttcttcaCCTTGTGTGGAAAGTTCAAGAAATGGAAGAAGAATGGAACCTGTGTTATTCTAACTATGTTCTTTTCCATCTTGATTTGGGTTGCATGGATTGTCATGTACCTCTACGGCAACAGGGAACTGAAAAAACAACCTCTGTGGGATGACCCTGCCCTCTCCATTGCACTTATTTCTAATGGATGGATATTTCTAATTTTTCATGCTATCCCGGAAGTCCATTGCTCAATTGTTCCATCAAAACAAAACACACCAGATTACTTTGATGCAGTTCAGCCAAGAATACGAGAGACTAACTTTGAAGAAGAATTGCAACTTCCACGTACTTACATGGAAAACAAGGCTTTCTCCTTAGATGAATCTGGAGCAG CATTTAAATCTGGATTTCGCAATGGGAGTCTGGGACATAGACCCAACATTCAGCTTCGGAGTAATGTTTACCAGCCCACTGAAATGGCAGTTGTACTCAATGGTGGAAAT atCCCATCTGCTCCTCCAAGCTATGCAGGAAGGCATCTTTGGTAA
- the LOC134352005 gene encoding G-protein coupled receptor family C group 5 member B-like isoform X2 has translation MKTLSAASFILLSSINYGYSQNSSNPISDRGCGLNLLPHYLNLCSLDVIWGIVVEAVAGAGVLTAFLLMLILLVKLPFIKDKEKKSPLGIQFLFLFGTLGLFGLSFAFIIPEDERTCPTRRFLWGVLFALCFSCLLAQAWRLRQLVQRGKGPSGLLLAGIAICLMLVQVIIAVEWLILTIVREQKPACKYEQMDFVMASIYVMFLMAVTFSLSFFTLCGKFKKWKKNGTCVILTMFFSILIWVAWIVMYLYGNRELKKQPLWDDPALSIALISNGWIFLIFHAIPEVHCSIVPSKQNTPDYFDAVQPRIRETNFEEELQLPRTYMENKAFSLDESGAAFKSGFRNGSLGHRPNIQLRSNVYQPTEMAVVLNGGNIPSAPPSYAGRHLW, from the exons ATGAAAACACTTTCGGCTGCTTCATTCATTCTTCTCTCATCTATTAATTATGGATATTCGCAGAACTCAAGCAACCCTATTTCAGACAGAGGTTGTGGATTAAACCTCCTTCCACACTATCTGAACCTTTGCAGCCTGGATGTAATATGGGGCATAGTTGTGGAGGCGGTGGCAGGCGCCGGAGTGCTGACTGCATTCTTGTTGATGCTGATCCTTCTGGTGAAGTTACCATTCATTAAAGACAAAGAAAAGAAGAGTCCTCTGGGAATCCAGTTCCTGTTTTTGTTTGGCACACTTGGGCTGTTTGGACTGTCATTTGCATTTATCATaccagaagatgaaagaacatGTCCTACAAGAAGATTTTTATGGGGAGTTCTGTTCGCACTCTGCTTTTCGTGCTTATTAGCCCAGGCGTGGAGACTCCGTCAACTGGTACAGCGTGGCAAAGGCCCTTCAGGGTTGCTATTGGCTGGCATTGCAATCTGCCTCATGCTGGTTCAAGTTATTATTGCAGTTGAGTGGTTGATCTTAACCATTGTCAGGGAACAAAAACCTGCTTGCAAATATGAGCAGATGGACTTTGTCATGGCATCCATCTACGTTATGTTCCTAATGGCTGTTaccttttccctttctttcttcaCCTTGTGTGGAAAGTTCAAGAAATGGAAGAAGAATGGAACCTGTGTTATTCTAACTATGTTCTTTTCCATCTTGATTTGGGTTGCATGGATTGTCATGTACCTCTACGGCAACAGGGAACTGAAAAAACAACCTCTGTGGGATGACCCTGCCCTCTCCATTGCACTTATTTCTAATGGATGGATATTTCTAATTTTTCATGCTATCCCGGAAGTCCATTGCTCAATTGTTCCATCAAAACAAAACACACCAGATTACTTTGATGCAGTTCAGCCAAGAATACGAGAGACTAACTTTGAAGAAGAATTGCAACTTCCACGTACTTACATGGAAAACAAGGCTTTCTCCTTAGATGAATCTGGAGCAG CATTTAAATCTGGATTTCGCAATGGGAGTCTGGGACATAGACCCAACATTCAGCTTCGGAGTAATGTTTACCAGCCCACTGAAATGGCAGTTGTACTCAATGGTGGAAAT atCCCATCTGCTCCTCCAAGCTATGCAGGAAGGCATCTTTGGTAA